In Plasmodium falciparum 3D7 genome assembly, chromosome: 13, the following are encoded in one genomic region:
- a CDS encoding TBC domain protein, putative, giving the protein MKLDENNDKKNEEVEQKNISQRMKKLCSILNSPIIDINELKNILWGGISDEVPFIVRARCWKLALGYLPLNTDDTQKVLKKKRDEYENLKKQYYNKMKLSEDELKILRQIKVDIPRTKSCYNIFINKKIQQLSEHVLFIYSVRHPACGYVQGINDLITPFLIVFIRPFILKKEINSDDIDNMIDEDLKNVEADLYFCLSKLLEQIQDNYTFGQPGIQRAIIKVKEIVKRIDNSLFNHIYNNNIDFIQFSFRWVNCLLLREFPINISVRLLDTYISDICDIFTDFHPYICAVFLVHWSKHLQKMDFQQMLLFMQRFPTQNWKIQDIESILSEAFVLKNAFQSSPKHFS; this is encoded by the exons atgaaattagatgaaaataatgataagaaaaatgaagaagttgaacaaaaaaatatttcccaaaggatgaaaaaattatgttcTATATTGAATAGTCCCATTATAGATATAA atgaattaaaaaacatTTTGTGGGGGGGTATATCCGACGAAGTACCTTTTATTGTTAGGGCACGATGTTGGAAGCTAGCGCTTGGATATTTACCTTTAAATACTGATGATACTCAAAAAGtgttgaaaaagaaaagagatGAATATGAGAATTTAAAGAAgcaatattataataaaatgaagttATCCGAAGacgaattaaaaatattacgaCAGATAAAAGTAGATATTCCAAGAACGAAATcgtgttataatatatttattaataagaaGATACAACAATTGAGCGAacatgttttatttatatattccgtTAGGCATCCAGCATGTGGTTATGTACAAGGTATTAATGATTTAATAACACCATTTTTGATTGTATTTATAAGaccatttatattaaaaaaagaaataaattctGATGATATAGATAACATGATAGATgaagatttaaaaaatgtggaagcagatttatatttttgtcttTCTAAATTATTAGAGCAAATACAAGATAATTATACTTTTGGTCAACCAGGAATACAAAGAGCTATAATAAAAGTGAAAGAAATTGTTAAAAGAATTGAcaattcattatttaatcatatatataataataatattgattttATACAATTTTCATTTAGATGGGTCAATTGTCTATTATTAAGAGAATTTCCAATCAATATTTCCGTTCGATTATTAGATACTTATATTAGCgatatatgtgatatattCACTGATTTTCATCCATACATATGTGCTGTCTTCTTAGTACATTGGTCAAAGCATTTACAAAAAATGGATTTTCAgcaaatgttattatttatgcaAAGATTTCCTACACAAAATTGGAAAATACAAGATATCGAATCCATTTTATCAGAAGcttttgttttaaaaaatgccTTCCAATCATCTCCCAAGCATTTCTCATAA
- a CDS encoding WD repeat-containing protein 16, putative — MEKELYVDSYIGFKGNISNNLILIRKEKEIDKKYYKEQLKYIEEEEYLENEKKKKLKSVYNLKNIDINHNYYELKREELKYNFFMIYAIGTNIIKENILDNNRTIFKSDESEINKLYVDKNKKYICCCKESKLISNIYIYDFENKKKPIILSLHKFRTVDISISNDGKYLLSSGGHDDKYLILTQIENQKFIYKCLSDYPYTNISFFHKTNNFVIAKLNSIKICYYDFSKKLISEEEVNTSIYKRQFVCLELKENDEYAYLGTTTGDVLVVNIKSKVLEKIIPENYLFGNGLNVIKILDDNTIMTGSGDGYISLIDIEEKKVLRKTKLYGSINSIEMRNKSTLFISIYENIIYVMDLINNNHYVLLLIHNHYVNDLCFPFNYNYIMYTCSYNSVMAWQFYDKKAIYLKNIDKGKFIYYDKKFLNIPTEKRKKLCKLNLMHESKINNSLENKKKKNSLQNYEKINKNLICHSIKITNDGNYIALSIHNNIYLLTSKYMKIITVILNSHYDFCNVLIFYNKYDLITAGNNGDIKFWKFDKGKYLNVNTINYHSSIINQIILYADKYLCSCSEDGLITIYNIQESTLFKKIIDINNTRYKQISLNNQYDILLCCGNNNIFMYYDLIKYDISKNFYYSPFHNVLSLDIDKKGNYFITGSDDYKIRLYEFKSCTCLYIGVAHNNVIHKCLFTFDNMYIVSASKDESIIYWRVPREIKEKE; from the exons ATGGAAAAAGAACTATACGTAGATTCTTATATAGGATTTAAAGGTAACATATCAAATAATCTAATATTAATtcgaaaagaaaaagaaatagataaaaaatattataaagaacaattaaaatacattgaagaagaagaatatttagagaatgaaaaaaagaaaaaattgaaaagtgtttataatttaaagaatattgatataaatcataattattacgaattaaaaagagaagaattaaaatataatttttttatgatttatGCAATTggtacaaatataataaaagaaaacattTTAGATAATAATCGAACTATATTCAAAAGCGACGAATcggaaataaataaattatatgttgataaaaacaaaaaatatatatgttgttgTAAGGAAAGTAAATTGAtatcaaatatttatatatatgattttgaGAATAAAAAGAAACCTATAATTTTATCTTTACATAAATTTAGAACAGTTGATATTTCTATAAGTAATGATgggaaatatttattatcatctggTGGGCatgatgataaatatttaatattaacgCAAATTGAAAatcaaaaatttatttataaatgtcTTTCCGATTATCCTTACACTAATATATCCTTTTTCCACAAAACTAATAATTTCGTAAtag cCAAGTTAAACAgtattaaaatatgttattatgACTTTTCTAAAAAATTGATAAGTGAGGAAGAAGTCAATACATCGATTTATAAAAGACAATTTGTATGCTTAGAGTTGAAAGAAAATGACGAGTATGCATATTTAGGCACAACCACAG gtGATGTGCTGGtggtaaatataaaatccAAAGTAttggaaaaaattatacctgaaaattatttattcgGTAATGGATTAAacgtaataaaaatattggaTGACAACACAATAATGACag GTAGTGGTGATGGTTATATAAGCCTTATAGatattgaagaaaaaaaggtCTTAAGGAAAACCAAATTGTATGGGTCTATAAATTCTATAGAAATGAGAAATAAATCTACCTTGTTTATTAGTATTTacgaaaatataatatatgttatggatcttattaataataatcattacgtattattattaattcataACCATTATGTCAATGATCTATGTTTCCCTTTCAATTATAATTACATAATGTATACATGTAGTTATAATAGTGTTATGGCATGGCAGTTTTATGATAAGAAGgctatatatttgaaaaatatagacAAAGGtaaattcatttattatgataagaaatttttaaatatacctACAGAGAaacgaaaaaaattatgtaaattaaatttaatgCATGAAtctaaaattaataattcattagaaaacaaaaaaaaaaaaaatagtttgcaaaattatgaaaaaattaataaaaatttaatatgtcATAGTATTAAAATTACAAACGATGGAAATTATATTGCTTTAtctatacataataatatttatttattaacctccaaatatatgaaaattattaCTGTTATTCTAAACTCACATTATGATTTTTGTAATgtgttaatattttataataagtaTGATTTGATTACTGCTGGAAATAATGGAGATATAAAGTTTTGGAAATTTGACAAAGGTAAATACCTTAACGTTAATACTATAAATTATCATTCTTCTATAATTAATCAAATAATTCTCTACGCGGATAAATAc ttaTGTAGTTGTAGTGAGGATGGACTAATAACCATATACAATATTCAAGAAAGCAcactatttaaaaaaatcatagatataaataatacaagatataaacaaatatccTTGAATAATCAATATGACATTCTCTTATGTTgcggaaataataatatatttatgtattatgatttaataaaatatgacataagtaaaaatttttattattctccTTTCCATAATGTACTCTCATTAGATATTGATAAAAAAGGGAACTATTTCATAAcag GTTCAgatgattataaaataagaCTCTACGAATTCAAGAGTTGCACTTGTCTATATATAG gagTTGCTCATAATAATGTAATTCACAAATGTCTATTTACATTTGACAATATGTATATCGTTTCTGCTTCAAAAGATGaaa GTATAATTTATTGGAGGGTGCCTCgtgaaataaaagaaaaagaataa